The genomic window CAAGTTGGTAGTCACCGGCAAAAGGCTTGAGCAGAAAAAATACTACTTCCACAGCAACTACCCTGGCGGTCTCAAGGAGAGAAGCCTCGCTTGGATGTTGGAAAACAAGCCCGAAGAAGTGATAAGGCTTGCAGTCAAGAGGATGCTTCCTAAAAACAGGCTGGGACACAGGATGCTGAAAAGGCTCAAAATATACACTGGCTCTGAACATCCACATGTGGCACAACAGCCTAAGGTTTTGGAGGTTGAAGCATGAGCCTAAAGCTGAAGGACTTCAAAATAGGTTTTGACAACGCCTACTATGGCACTGGTAGAAGAAAGGAGAGCGTGGCAAGGGTTTGGCTCATAAGGGGCACAGACAAACAGATAGTAAAGGTCAAGGAAAGCGGAAAGGAATATCCTCTAAAGGACTATCTTCAGAGGGAAACCCTCTATCACAAGGTTTTACACCCCATAAGGCTCACTGGTCTTGAAGGAAGGTTTGGCATATACGCCACCGTGAGCGGTGGGGGTATAAGCGGTCAAGCGGACGCCATAATGTATGGAATTGCAAAGGCTCTCCTCAAATACAACCCAGACCTAAGACCTACCCTCAAGAGGGCAGGACTTCTCAGAAGGGATGCCAGGGAAAAGGAGAGGAAGAAATACGGTCTTATGAAGGCAAGAAAAGCCTACAGATGGAGCAAGAGATAAGGGTATGCGTTTATGGCGCGACAGGGTATACTGGAGTTGAGCTCTTAAGAATACTTTTGGAGCATCCATATGTTAAGATAGTTTCCTTAACCTCTCAATCTTACGCAGGGAAAAGGCTCTCTGAGGTCTTTCCTTCCTTTCTTCCTACTCCCTTGGGTTCTATAGCCCTAACCAATGAACCTGAAGAAGACTTTGACATAGCCTTTCTTTGCCTTCCTCATGAAACTTCCCTTGAGCTTGTGCCAGAGCTTCTCAAAAGGGGCAAAAGGGTTATAGACCTCTCTGGTGCATACAGGATTTGGGATAAGGGCAAGTATCCTAAGTATTATGGCTTTGAGCATACTCATCCGGAGCTTTTGGATAAGGCTGTCTATGGACTGCCAGAGGTCTTCAGGGAGCATATTAAAAAAGCCCAGCTTGTGGCAAACCCCGGCTGTTATCCCACCGCCACCCTGCTTGCTCTGTATCCGCTCATAAGAGAAGGTATTGAAATAGACTTTATTATCGTTGACGCCCTCTCTGGGGTTTCTGGTGCTGGTAGGAAAACAAATCAGAAGTTTCACTACCCAGAGATGGAAGGAGACGCCTTTGCCTATTCTGTGGAAAAGCACAGACATACTCCTGAGATGGAGTATGTTATTCAGAAGGTGTATGGTAAGGATATTAAGCTGAGGTTTACACCACAGGTGATACCTGCAGTGCGTGGAATGATGGCAAAGGTATATACAAGATGTGAAGAGCTGGACTTTGTTAGCCTTTATAAGGAAACATACGAAGGAGAGCCTTTCGTATTTATTTCTCAAGAGCCTCCACACATTAAACACGTGGTAGGCACTAACTATTGCCTTTTATACCTACACTACCACAGAGAAACCTCCATACTTGAAGTTATAAGCGTTATAGATAACTTGGGCAAAGGTGCATCTTCTCAAGCGGTGCAGAACTTTAACCTTATGATGGGATTTGAGGAAACTTTAGCACTAAAGGGGCTTGCGGACTTTCCCTAAGCGGATAGCTCTTCTTTTATTATCTCAAGCAGGGCAAGAAGTACCCGCTTGACGCTCTCTTTGTCAACGGCAGAGACAGGCAATACTGGTATACCTTCATCCTCACTTATATCAAGGACAGAGGCCACATCTTCTGGTGGCCACGCATTCGGTAGGTCCTGTTTGTTAGCACCTACCACCATGGGAACTGGAAAGCGCGATTGGAAGAAGTTTATTATCCTTCTCGCCTCATGGAAGGTGGAAGGGTCTGTGCTGTCTACAAGTATTATTATCCCAAGAGCACCCTCACCCAGTATCTCCCACATGAAGTCAAACCTTGACTGACCCGGCGTGCCAAAAAGATACAGCTCGTGCTCATCGTCTATGCGAATCTTTCCAAAGTCCATAGCAACGGTGGTGTATTCTTTCACGTTCTTTTCACCAACCGCCTGTGTTTTTCGTTCTGTTTTGACGGTTTTTATTTCACTAACTGTATTTATAAACTGCGTCTTGCCCGCCGCAAAGGGTCCAGCAATTACTATCTTTATTTTCTTTATAGTCCTCATCACAGCTCCCGTATCCTCTCTATTATCTTCATGAGAAGGTCTAGGGCTATGGAAGGCTTTTGCTTTCTCTCTTTCTTCTTCCTTTTTATAACTCCGAGGGCAAGAAATCCATAAAGAGCCCTGTCTACTGTAAGGTTTTCAAGTCCAGAGTCTTTCCTTATGTCGTATACCGTCCTTTCACCATTCACGAGAGAAAAAACCTTCCTTTCCTCTGGAGTGAGCTCTACCCTCTTCAGTCTTTCTTCAGAACCTTCTACGGGTTCAAATAGGATCAGCTCATCGGATATCTTTCTTTCAACTTCCTCTGGAGTGAGGGTCCGAGAAGCCATCATTATTATGTTCTCCACGGGATAGACTACTGAATAGTTGGAGTTGTATCTAACAAAACCGGGTGTGAAAGAGAATACACCCTCTTTCATGTCAAGCCTCTCAATCAGAAATCTCTGCACTGTTCTAAAAAGGTTTTCCTTTGATATACGGAGCTTTTCTATTAGAAGGTCAAAGTCCCTCTCTGCGTAAACTCTGAAAACCCTGTCAACTGGACGCGCAAAGATTATTTCCCCATCCTTCACATAGTAGGCTACTGTTATGTCCTTCCATTCTACGAGAAGTATTCCGCTCTTTCGGTCTTTGGCTATTATCTGGAGGATGTCCACAAAGTTAAAAGTTTTAAGGTCTCCCGTTAAAGCCATAACCCTTTATAACATCCCTTTGAGTTTATCCTGAGATTTCCTTATCTCCATGAGCAGGAGACCCAGCTTGGCGTTGTTGTCCGCAAGAACCACCATAACCGCGTCCTTTCCCACTCCCGTCAGGATAACATATCCATCGTGTCCTTTAATGGTTATCTGTTCCAGATTACCCTTTGCCAGCTCTTCGGAGACCCTTTCACCCAAGGAGAGTATTGCGGCACTCATCGCCGCTATTCGGTCCTCCTCCATGCCCGGTTTGAGGACCGATGCTATGGGCAATCCATCTGCGGACACCAGGGATGCACCCTCTAAACCTGTGTTTCTTATCAGTTCCTGTAAAACCTGAGTATATCTATCCATATTTCCCTCCTCCTTAAGAATTATACTAAAATTTCCATAGAAATATATCGTAAACAACACCCATAGTTATAGAAAAGATGACCCAAAAAATCACATAGGCAACCACTAAACCCTTTGGCAGAAACTTAAGAGTTGCAATTATTGTAGGCATGCATGTGCCCGTGCCACCAAGCATGAAGGTAAGGGACGCTCCCGAGCTAAAGCCTATATCTCTTAGAGCCTTGGCTATGGGAACTTCTTCACCAGAACACACGTATATGGGTATAGATGTAAAGGAGACCAAAAGATAGGAGAGAAAACTTCCTGCTATGGGTCTTATGAGCTCCGGTGGTATGAGGGTCTTTATGAGAGAGGCTATGACTATACCAAGAAGAAGGTATTTACCTATTCCAAGGAGGTTGTCCTTGAAGTGTGTGCCAAAGGACCTCCATCCGCTTTGGCTTGCACCCCCAAAGGAAAGAGGTAGACTACTGGGCTTTTTGAAAAAGAGGTCCGCTGTATAGGCAAAAAGCAAGGCAAAGCCTAAGGTGCCAAACAGTCTAAGGGCAGTCATGGGAAGACCGAAATATCCATAGGTAAGTATTAATGTTACTGGAGATACCACCGGAGCCACGATGAGAAAGGAGAGGACGGGTGCATAGCTCCTTGACATGCTACTTATGAGGTTTGCCACAGGAAGCATGGAGCAAGAGCAAAGAGGCAAAAGCCCACCCAGAAACCCCGTGTATATGGGTGCAATTCTCTTATTCTTTAGGAAGACCCTAAGCCAGCTGAGTTTTGTAAAGCCTTGCAGGAGAGAGGTAATAAGGACCGCAATTAAAAAGAAAGGAAGTATATCCAGAGTGTAGTCATACAGAGAAAGGAAAAACTTCTCCAAAAGCCTCATAATGAAAATATCTTAGCCAAAAAGGAAATACAGTATGACTGCGTTCATAATACCTGCGACCACATCGTCCGCCACTACACCATGACCCTTTGGCAGTCTTTCAAAGAGTTTTATAGGAAAAGGCTTTACTATGTCCAACATCCTAAAGGTTATAAAGGCAACCGCTATGGTCTTTAGGGTAGGTTCAATAAGGAGGAAGGAGAAAAAGTAGCCTAATACCTCGTCTATCACCACCTCCTCTGGGTCTTTATCTCTTGTTAGCTCTACCATGTAGTTGGCAGACCAGACCGCAACCGCATACAGCAAAAGCCCAAACAGTAAGGTAAGCCACCACTTGTAAACAAGCAGATAAACAAGAGGGACACCAAGAAGAGTTCCTACAGTGCCCGGTGCATACCTAAACCTTCCAATGTAAAAGCCCGTGGCGATTAACTCCTGCCACATTATAGGTCTATCCTCGCAAACCTTCTTCTTCCTTCTTCAAACACATCCCCTCCGTATATATCGTTGGCAACTATTACAGGAAAGTCTTCCACGTATAGTCTTCTTATGGCTTCTGTGCCAAGATCTTCGTAAGCGACCACCTCTGAGGACTTTATACACTTAGAGAGCAAGACCGCCACACCACCCACCGCTGCAAAGTATACCGCCTTATACTTTTTCAAAAGCTCCCTTACCTGAGGAGACCTATACCCCTTGCCTATCATACCCTTTAGACCCAGCTTTAGAAGGTCTTCCACATACTTATCCATCCTTATAGAGGTAGTAGGACCAGCAGAGCCTATAACTTGCCCAGGCTTTGGTGGTGTGGGACCCACATAGTATATGACCTGCCCCTTTACATCTATGGGTAAAGGCTCTCCTCTTTGAAGGGCTTCCACCATCCTTTTGTGCGCTGCGTCCCTTGCGGTATATATGTAGCCTGTAATGAGAACTTTGTCTCCTGCTCTTAGGTCTTGGATGACTTCGTCAGTTAGTGGTGTTTGAATTCTCTTTTCCATAAAGAAATTATAACAGCTTTAGGCTCTGTATCTGCTTAAAACAAGTGCGGAAGGCACACCCCAAAGGAAGGAAGACAAAAGCAAAAAGCTATGAAAGACAAAGCCCATTTTGAGCCACTCCCTTAGGCTCTCACCCAAGAGTTTAAGAGGAATTCCAAAGGCAAACTCGTAAGTGCCAAAACCCATAAAGCTATGAAGGGGAAGCACAGAGCTAAGCTCACCACCAAGAAAGGCAAGGAAGCCCTTGTATATGTCCATGCTATCTATAGGCAGTAAAACAATCAAGGCTAAGAACTTGAGGCTATGAGACAGAGAGGAAAGTAGAAAAAGTAAAAAGGACAAGCTAAAGCTGAGCTCCCTTTTGATAAAATCCTTTAACTCACCTAACCTGCCTCTATAAGGCAGGAGCACATACCCTAACCTTAAACTCAAAGAGAAAATCAAAACAAGCACAGAAACCAAAAGTGCATAAAGATTAACCACAGAAAAGCTAAGAAAAAGCAGAAAAAAGAGGGTAAGAAGGTCATATAATCGCCCCATAAAGAAAGACCAAAGGGAAGCACTCAAGTTAACTCCAAGCCTTTTTGCATAATAAAACCAACTAAGTTCTCCAGTCCTTGCGGGTAGAAGGTTGTTAAAGAGTATGTTAGCGGAGTTTATGAGAAAAACCTGATATAGGCTTAGGTTTCTCAAAAGCAGTTTCCATCTTATAGACCTTACCAACTGGCTAAGGCTGTATAGAAAAAAGGCAAAAAGCAGGTTTTTAAGCTCAATGCTCTTTAGGCTCGAAAGAAAATCACCAAAGGGGACAAAGTAAAAAAGGAAAGCAAGGAAAAGAAGGGTAAGGGTAAAGGGAAGGAGTTTTTTCAATCCTTTTCTGGCACGTCGTGTATAACTATCCTTTTGCCTGCAAACCTTGAGAGTATCTCTATGGCAACTTCAACGCCAGAGCCAGCACAAGAGGTAAAGTGAGAGGAAAGCCCAGCAAGAGTTCCAGTTACAAAGAGGTTTTTGTCTACTTCAAAGTCCTTGTGCTTTATCATAACCCTACCGGGCTTTGGGGATTTAGGGTTTTCCACCACCTCTACCTGCAGACCTTCTATGTTAAAAGAATGAAAGCCACCTGCCAAAACCACATAGTCTGCGGTAAAGCTCTTACCAGAGGTAGTCCGAAGTTCAAATCCCTCTTCCTTTTTCTGTATGCTCTTTACCTCTTCCTGCAAAAAGTCCACACCACCCCACTGATCTATCTGCTCCCTTATCTTTTGCAAAAGCTCTGTGCCAAGCATAGTATCCAAGCCCGGCACGTTTCTGAGAAAGGCTTTTCTCAGATCAGAGCCATCTATGTCAAAAACTATATACCTTCTGCCTTCTGCCCATTGCCAACCTCTACCCCTTGCGGATACTAAGGTCAAAGCACAAGAAAGACCACTTGCTCCACCACCTACAATAGCCACATCGTACCTCACAAAACATTATTATACAACAAAAACGTCCACGCCTCCTCTACATAACCTGGAGATTTCGCTTATTTGCTTACCAACACCTCTGTCTTTTCTTCCTTTTTCTCAAAGTCAGAAGGCTTTACATTTTTAAGGGCTTCCTTTATTTTCTTCCTCTCCTGTGCTATTGCCTTCATCTTCTCAAGCTCTTCTTTGCTAAAACAACACATGATAGCACCTCCTTTGGCTTGATGCTTTTATTCTACGCATCTATGATAGAAGGGTTATGTTTTGAATCATAAAAGCCTTAAAAAGAGGCTTTCCGCCAGTGTAGGATGTGGCAAGCAGAGCCTTGAGAGCATGTCAAGGTTTAGCTCTGAAAAGAGGCTTGTTGTTAGAAGAGATATTATCTCGCCTGCGTCTCTTGATAGGAGTTCACCTCCAAGGAGAAAGCCCTTTTTGTCAAAATAGAGAAAAGCCATACCTTCTTCTGTGTGGTATATACTTCCTACCGCAAAGGCTCTAAGGCTTACGCTCCTTTCTGAAAACTCTACCTTTTTCTCCTCAAGCTCTTTTCTTGTGAGACCCACCTTTGCGTAAGACAGAGGTTGAGTGTATAGCACGTAGGGTATCTTATAGGGTGGTGTGAAAAAGCCCTTACCTTTTATAAGTTTTTGTGCCACCGAAAAAGACTGAAGCCTGCTTGCGTGTGCAAGCTCCACTATACCGTTTATGTCCCCCACCGCATAGTGGTCTCTTAGAGAGGTCTCGTAGCTCCTGTCTACCAATATGTGCCCCTTCTCGTCTCGTGCAAGGTCAAGTCTTATACACTGTGAGTTAGGCACTCTCTTTTTTAGCCAATAAACAGCCTCTGGTGGTGTGTCAGGCATGGGTTTAAAAAGCACGCCCAAATCCTTTAGGCTCTTCAAAAGCCTTGTCTTTATGGATGGGTGCATAAACTCAAGGCTTTTTTCCTCAAAGTAAGCCTCAATGGACACGCCCATAAGGGCATATATGCATGCAAACTCAAGAAGTATTGGGTCATCGCCTGCAAGTTTTAGGCTGTCTGGAAGCTCTTCCAGTTCCAAAAGGTCATTACCGTTGGGTTCTTGAGGATAGGACTTTCCTGTGTTAAGGATTATGTATCTTCCACTTATCCTTCTGCCTTCAACCTCCACCACATGTGGCTCTACAAGCTCTCCGTATCCGTAGATAAAGTCCACACCCTTTAGTAGTTTTTCTATCTGGTCTCTTAGTGTTTTTGTTAGCTTTTGTTTTTTCTCCTTTAGGTTTTTCAAGTTTAGGCTAATGTCTTTCACAGATATCAAAGGTGAGTTTTTCAACTCAAAGAGCTTTCTTGCCTCAAAAAGGTAAAGCTTTGTGGGTATGCACCCTTCATGAAGACAGACGCCACCAAGATGAGCTTGTTCCCTTTCCACTATTGCGGTCTTTAAGCCCGCTTTCCATAGTAGCTCCGCACCCACATAGGCAAGCCCACCTCCCAAAATTATCACATCATAGTCATACATATCAAGCTCCCTTCTTTAACATCTTTATGTAATTTTTGTCTAAAACCTTCTCCTTTAGGTGCTTTACAAACAAAGCTCCATGAAAGCCGTTTATAACCCTATGGTCAAAGGTAAAGGTCATATGGGTTTTGCCGTCGCCTTCTTGCATGCCTACCGCTATTATGCAAACCTGTCCGTAGGGTATTACCGCATCAAAAGCCCTAATTCCAAACATGCCAAGGTTAGATATGGTTAAAGTTGCACCTCTTATATCTTCAAGGCTTAGCCTGCCCTCTTCTGCCCTTTTCCTTAGCTCTCTTACCTCCTGTGCTATCTCCCTTAGGCTCTTCCTGTTTACCTCCTTTATCACAGGATTGTATAGCTCATCTCCCACTGCTATGGCAAGTCCCACGTTGGAGTTTGGGTAAATCAAATAGTGGTCTTCTCTATATACCGCTCTTAGCCTTTCAAAAAACTGCATGGCATCGCCCACTATCTTTATAAGCCAGTGGGTAAGGGTTATCTCCTTGTCCCAGGGGATAAGGGAAAGGTCAAAGACTTCGTATATGTGATAGTGAGGGACAACAAAACTTTTGGAGAGGTTTGATATAAGGCTTTTTTGAACAGAGGACACTGGGACTCTTCTTGGAATACCCTTCTGTTCCACATAGGCAAGAAGCAGGTCTTCGTCAATCTTTTTGTTAGGAAATTCTTTGAGGAGCTCCTCAAGAGAAAGCTCATATTCCCTTAAGAGCTCCAGTGCCTTTGGTGTAAAGTATCTCTCTTTTTCAAACTCCTCTATATCCTTTGCATGGGTCGGGGAGGGTAGCCTACCCTCTTGTTGTAGCTCCTTTAGGTCTATACCCTTTTCCTTTGCCAAAAGTCTTGCATAGGGAGAGGCAAAGCCAGGTGGCAGTTCAATCTTCTTCTCTGTCTCCTTGGGTGGTGGAGGGGGTTTCCTCTCTTCCACCTTTGGTTTTTCTTCCAATTTTGGCTTTTCTTCCTCCTTTGGCTTTTCTATCCTTTCTCCTAACTCCATTATGGCTATGGGCTTTCCCACCTCCACCTCTTGACCTTCTGAAAGGAGTATCCTTTTTATAGTGCCTCTTTTGAAGCTCTGTAGTTCCATAACCGCCTTCTCCGCCTCTATCTCCGCTATGACCTCACCCTTTTCCACATAGTCTCCTTCCTTTTTAAGCCAACGGACTATCTTTCCCCTTTCCATCGTGTCTGAAAACTGGGGCATCAAAACCTCATAGTCCATGGCTTTTGCTCCAGCTAAGTATACGCTCATATATCTTCTCGGGTGTGGGTATAGCCATTAGCTCAAGTTTTCTGTTGTAAGGTATGGGAACTTCCTCTCCAGCTATCCTAAGAGGTGGTGCATCAAGGTAGTAAAATAGCTCCTCGCACACCCTCGCTGACAGCTCCGCACCAAGACCAAGAGTTTTTGGCGCTTCGTAAACTACCACAAGCCTGTGGGTTTTTCTAACAGACTCATATATGGTCTCAAAGTCTATGGGTCTGAGGGAGATAAGGTCTATAACTTCGCAGGAAATCCCGTCTCTTTCCTCCAACCACTCACAAGCCTTCAAGGTGTCATGAACCATTTTAAGATAGGAGACTACCGTTATGTCTTTTCCTTCCTTTAGAATTCTTGCCTTAAAGGGGTCAAAGTTTTTCACATACTCAAAGGGAAAGTCCATACCATACAGGAGCACATGCTCCAGAAAGACCACAGGGTCATCCATCCTTATGGCATGCAAAAGTCCGTGATAAGCACTTATGGAGTCCGAAGCACAAAAGACATAAAGCCCTGGCACGCTGGCAAAGAAGTGCTCCAGGCTTTGAGAGTGCTGTGAGGCGAGCTGTTTTGCCACACCCTGTGGCATACGCACCACAAGAGGGAGAAAGAGCTTTCCACCGCTCATGTATCTTAGCTTTGCCATCTGGTTTACAAACTGGTCCATAGCCAGCATGGCAAAGTTTACGGTCATTATCTCCGCCACTGGTCTGAGTCCCATAAGAGCCATACCTATGGCAGTGCCCACTATGGAGTTTTCCGCTATGGGTGTATCTATTACCCTCTTTGGTCCATACTTCACATAAAGACCATCGGTCACCTTGTAGTTGCCCCCGTAAAAGCCCACATCCTCCCCAAGGACTACTACCCTTGGGTCATGTTCCATAGCATAGTCGAGGGCTAAGTTTAAAGCATCACGGTATAACATCAGAGCATACCCCACAGTATAGGTCTGTGTATAGCTCCTCTTCAGAGGGTTCTGGAGAGCTCAGGGCAAACTCCACAGCTCCTTCAACCACTGCCTCCACCTTTTGGTCTATGAGCCTTACCTGTTCCTCTGTGAGCCAACCTTCTTTATAGGCTTTTTTAAGCAAAAGGTCTATGGGGTCTCTTTTGCGAAACATCTCCAACTCTCTCGGAGACCTGTAGTCTCCCTTGTCCGCCATGGAGTGCCCTTCAAAACGATAGGTATGTGCCTCAATAAAGTAAGGCTTTCCGTATTCTTCTATGTACTGCTTGGCTCTAACTACTGCTTCGTAGACCGCAAAGACATCCATACCGTCCACAACCTCCGCTGGCATGTAGTCCCTTGCCTTGAGATAAATGTCCTTCAGTGCAGAAGACCTGCTCACATGCGTGCCTATGGCGTAGTAGTTGTTTTCGCACAGAAATAGCACTGGCACTTCCCAAAGGTTCGCCATGTTTATGGCTTCAAAGAAGGTGCCGTTGTTGGTTGCACCATCACCAAAGATGCAAAGAACTCCAGCTTTTTCACCCATGAGCTTTCTGGCATAGGCTGCGCCTACCGCATGAGGAAGGTGTGCTGCCACTATGGCGTTGCCACCGTAAAAGTCCATTTTTGGCTCATAAAGATGCATAGAACCTCCCTTTCCCTTTGAAACGCCCGTAGCCTTTCCAAAAAGCTCCGCCATAATGAGCTTTGGGTCTATGCCTCTTGCCAAAGCCAGCACATGCTCCCTATAGGGACAGAAGAGGTCTCCCTTTCCAAAGCCTACCACAGCACCCACATGCACCGCCTCTTCACCTATGGCAAGGTGTAAAAAGCCAGATATATTTCCCTTTAAGTATTCTTCCTTGCACCTTATCTCAAATTCCCTCCCTAACTTCATAAGGTAGTAAAACTTTTCTGCCAGCGTCTGGCTCATGGCTAAAATTATAAGGGATGAGTTCTGAAGATTTACTTCTTAAAGAGCTAAAGGAAGAGCTTCTTAGGGTTCTTTCAAAGCACCTTGAGTATCCCTTAGTATGGACAAATATCCCTTTTGTGGACATTTATCCACGCCTCGGGTTTAGGGACTGATTGAAAGTATGGATTTCTTTCAATCAATCCCAGTACCTTACTCCAGAGGCACTTAAACCGCTCACTAAACAAGTTTTTTATGAAAACCTCCACTTGCTTAGTGAGGGCTTGCTCCATACGGTGTAAATGCAAGCTCCACTTAGCACGGCTAAGTAGATTTCTGCTTGCATTCACATCCGCATGGAGCTTTCTATTGCATAGCTTACACTCAAACTCACTCCTTGTCTTCCTGTTGTCTTTGTCTACATACCCACAATTACTGCATGCTTGTGAACTATAGGCAGGAGCAACATACACCACCTCTATGCCATATTCCTCTCTCACTTCCTCTAACTTCTTCTTTATCTCCCCAAGCCCAAACCTTATAAGCACCCTCTTTATAGCCTTTGGAAAATTGTTAATTACCCTCTTCAAAAATCCTCTTAAGTCCTCAAGCACAAGCCTTCGTGGTCTGTATAACTCTATAACCCTGTTTATTACCCTCCTTACCTCATTCTTCACATACTCACTTAGCCTGTGTTGAAGTCTTAAATACCTTCTGCTCTCTGTTGGCTTTTTTCCTCTCCTTTGCATCTCCCTTTGAATTCTGTCTATCTTATCCGCATATTCCCTGACCTTGCTGTAAAACTTCCTGCCAAAGAGGTCTCCTCTGTCTGAAACAAGAAAACACTCCATGCCAAAGTCAAGAGCTACCTCTCCACTGAAAGCTATCTCCTTTCTCTCTATCTCCTTCACAAGCCTTAGTTTGCCATCCTCCGCTATCTGAACCATGCTTGTTAGCTTTCCACCTCTTTCCTCAAAATACTCATGAAGTTTCACAGGCAGATATATAGGCTTTCTCTTTTCATGAGTTGACAGTCTTATCCAGAGGTCAAAGGCTTTTGCTTTCTTTGGTCTTTCCAGCAAGGCACACTTGCTGTCTAAAAGCATAGAGATACCTTTAAAACTTGGCTTTTTCCAGCTTTTGAGAATATGCTTGAATATCTTCTTAGCAAGCAGTCTTTCTTCCTTGACTATCTCATACTCATGCTTGTTTTTGTCTTTATCTATCCACAGGGCTTTCTCACTTTTTGGAATAAGCCATTCCTCTCTGGAGTTGAGATAAAGGAGAACTCTTTTTGTCTTTTCAGGAAGAGTAGAGCTAAGGACTATCTCTTTGAACCTTTTTTGGACATTGGCAATAAAACTTTCCAGTGTAGGGACTACCACATGGTATTGTATAGTGGACTTGAACCTTTCTGAAAGTGGGCAGTTTAAGTGTTTTATGTTGGCTTTTCTGGAGAAAGAGCCAGTTTTGAAGAAAAGAAACCACTGGAAGTTTGCCACAAGCTGTGCGGTTTTTCTGTATAGCTTTAGGACATGAGCTATAAGGGTTCTTTTTCTTTTTGTGGTAGGGCATGAGACTTCAATAGCCCTATACATAGGGATATTATAGCTTTTGTCTGTGAGTTCGTATGTGAAACAATTCAAGAAACAAATTACCATTATTAGGTATAAATGTCAATATTTTCAGAGACTATTCGCCAAGACCTTGTGGACTTTAACAAAACCTCAGAAGAGTTCAAAAGAGAAGCCCTAAAACACATAGAGGTCATTTATGAGCCAGAGAAGGATATTCATTGAAAAGCTCGCAAAGGCTATAGAAAGGTTGGAAGAGGTGCTAAAGCTGGAAAAAACGCAGTGGTTAGAGATTCCGCCATACAGAGGTTTGAATTTACCTTTGACCTTGCGTGGAAAAGCCTTAAGTTATACCTTGAAGAGGTGGAAAGGCTTGAATGCAGGTCTCCAAAGGGATGCCTAAGGCTTGCCTTTTCTGTTGGTCTAATAGATAACGACTCCTATTGGCTTCAGATATGCGACTATAGAAACCTTACCTCCCAAACCTACGATGAAGAGTTAGCGGATAAAATATACGAAGAACTACCAAAGGTGTTAGAATACTTTAAAAGGCTTTACGGACTGATATCATGATAGAGCAGTTATCAAAGAGCCTAAATGCAGAGGTTTTGCAAACCCATACAAGCTGGGTTTTGCTTTTAGAGAAGGTGGTTTACAAGATAAAAAAGCCAGTAAACTTTGGCTTTCTGGACTATTCAACTTTAGAGAAAAGGCTTGAAAACTGCAAAAAGGAGCTGGAGCTAAACAGAAGGTTATGCGGGTGGGTATACATGGATGTGGTTCCCATAAGTTATGTAGATGGTGAATATCGTATAGAAGACCCCTCAAACCCAGTGGAGTATGCGGTGAAGATGAGAAGGATACCAGAGGAAAGGCTTCTAAAAAACATGCTTTCAAAGGTTTCTCAAGAGGACATGAAAGAACTTGCAAGACACATAGCAAACTTCCATGCAAAGGCAGAGAGGCGGGATGAGTTTGGAAGGCTTGAGGTAATGAAGTTCAACACCGACGAAAACTTTTTGCAAA from Hydrogenobacter sp. T-8 includes these protein-coding regions:
- a CDS encoding Fe-S-containing hydro-lyase, yielding MEKRIQTPLTDEVIQDLRAGDKVLITGYIYTARDAAHKRMVEALQRGEPLPIDVKGQVIYYVGPTPPKPGQVIGSAGPTTSIRMDKYVEDLLKLGLKGMIGKGYRSPQVRELLKKYKAVYFAAVGGVAVLLSKCIKSSEVVAYEDLGTEAIRRLYVEDFPVIVANDIYGGDVFEEGRRRFARIDL
- a CDS encoding lysylphosphatidylglycerol synthase domain-containing protein, with amino-acid sequence MKKLLPFTLTLLFLAFLFYFVPFGDFLSSLKSIELKNLLFAFFLYSLSQLVRSIRWKLLLRNLSLYQVFLINSANILFNNLLPARTGELSWFYYAKRLGVNLSASLWSFFMGRLYDLLTLFFLLFLSFSVVNLYALLVSVLVLIFSLSLRLGYVLLPYRGRLGELKDFIKRELSFSLSFLLFLLSSLSHSLKFLALIVLLPIDSMDIYKGFLAFLGGELSSVLPLHSFMGFGTYEFAFGIPLKLLGESLREWLKMGFVFHSFLLLSSFLWGVPSALVLSRYRA
- a CDS encoding FAD/NAD(P)-binding protein; its protein translation is MRYDVAIVGGGASGLSCALTLVSARGRGWQWAEGRRYIVFDIDGSDLRKAFLRNVPGLDTMLGTELLQKIREQIDQWGGVDFLQEEVKSIQKKEEGFELRTTSGKSFTADYVVLAGGFHSFNIEGLQVEVVENPKSPKPGRVMIKHKDFEVDKNLFVTGTLAGLSSHFTSCAGSGVEVAIEILSRFAGKRIVIHDVPEKD
- a CDS encoding FAD-dependent oxidoreductase, with the translated sequence MYDYDVIILGGGLAYVGAELLWKAGLKTAIVEREQAHLGGVCLHEGCIPTKLYLFEARKLFELKNSPLISVKDISLNLKNLKEKKQKLTKTLRDQIEKLLKGVDFIYGYGELVEPHVVEVEGRRISGRYIILNTGKSYPQEPNGNDLLELEELPDSLKLAGDDPILLEFACIYALMGVSIEAYFEEKSLEFMHPSIKTRLLKSLKDLGVLFKPMPDTPPEAVYWLKKRVPNSQCIRLDLARDEKGHILVDRSYETSLRDHYAVGDINGIVELAHASRLQSFSVAQKLIKGKGFFTPPYKIPYVLYTQPLSYAKVGLTRKELEEKKVEFSERSVSLRAFAVGSIYHTEEGMAFLYFDKKGFLLGGELLSRDAGEIISLLTTSLFSELNLDMLSRLCLPHPTLAESLFLRLL
- a CDS encoding dihydrolipoamide acetyltransferase family protein; protein product: MDYEVLMPQFSDTMERGKIVRWLKKEGDYVEKGEVIAEIEAEKAVMELQSFKRGTIKRILLSEGQEVEVGKPIAIMELGERIEKPKEEEKPKLEEKPKVEERKPPPPPKETEKKIELPPGFASPYARLLAKEKGIDLKELQQEGRLPSPTHAKDIEEFEKERYFTPKALELLREYELSLEELLKEFPNKKIDEDLLLAYVEQKGIPRRVPVSSVQKSLISNLSKSFVVPHYHIYEVFDLSLIPWDKEITLTHWLIKIVGDAMQFFERLRAVYREDHYLIYPNSNVGLAIAVGDELYNPVIKEVNRKSLREIAQEVRELRKRAEEGRLSLEDIRGATLTISNLGMFGIRAFDAVIPYGQVCIIAVGMQEGDGKTHMTFTFDHRVINGFHGALFVKHLKEKVLDKNYIKMLKKGA
- a CDS encoding alpha-ketoacid dehydrogenase subunit beta, which encodes MLYRDALNLALDYAMEHDPRVVVLGEDVGFYGGNYKVTDGLYVKYGPKRVIDTPIAENSIVGTAIGMALMGLRPVAEIMTVNFAMLAMDQFVNQMAKLRYMSGGKLFLPLVVRMPQGVAKQLASQHSQSLEHFFASVPGLYVFCASDSISAYHGLLHAIRMDDPVVFLEHVLLYGMDFPFEYVKNFDPFKARILKEGKDITVVSYLKMVHDTLKACEWLEERDGISCEVIDLISLRPIDFETIYESVRKTHRLVVVYEAPKTLGLGAELSARVCEELFYYLDAPPLRIAGEEVPIPYNRKLELMAIPTPEKIYERILSWSKSHGL